A genomic region of Capnocytophaga canimorsus contains the following coding sequences:
- a CDS encoding SLC13 family permease codes for MYITLAILGIASFFFMRGKVRSDLVAVCALLCLMLFGILSPAEALADFSNSVVIMMVGLFVVGAGIFRTGLAKMISSHILRLAGNNEKLLFVLVMLVTASVGAFVSNTGTVAVMMPIVVSMAASANLNPSRYLMPLAFASSMGLFTLISTPPNLVIQEALIKAGYEPLGFFSFAPVGLICLTVGIIGMFFLSKTLISSDKDDKQRIKKHGKTLQELVSEYQLNHQAFRFQITKNTPLLNQSLAELKIATRYDIHITKIIRKTSASGLGKKYLEIMATPNSLILHGDVIYCTGNEDNIKKFAQENLLTFEADTEGTFSNFQESGIAEVFVMPNSKLINRTILEARFREEYNVTVLGIKRQTTYKREGFQNMKLHSGDALLIQGRWEDIAALSNRQDDLVLVGQPLKEAAKVTLDQKAPIAAIIMLLMIIAMVTNIIPAVTAVMLASILMVITGCLRNMEEAYNSINWETVVLIAAMLPMATAFEKTGAASLISNTLVQHLGNFGPYALLAGVYFSTSILTLFISNTATAVLFSPIAMHAAQGMGVSPYPFLFAVAVAASLCFASPFSTPPNAMVMHAGRYNFMDYIRVGAPLQLIMGIVLVLLLPFLFPF; via the coding sequence ATGTATATTACTCTTGCCATATTAGGTATTGCTTCATTCTTTTTTATGCGCGGTAAAGTCCGTTCCGATTTAGTAGCTGTGTGTGCCTTATTATGCCTGATGCTTTTCGGTATTCTTTCTCCGGCTGAGGCTTTGGCTGATTTTTCAAACTCGGTGGTGATTATGATGGTAGGACTTTTTGTTGTGGGGGCAGGTATTTTCCGTACAGGACTAGCAAAAATGATTAGTAGCCACATTTTACGATTGGCAGGAAATAACGAAAAATTACTCTTTGTACTAGTAATGCTCGTGACGGCTTCAGTAGGAGCTTTTGTAAGCAATACCGGAACCGTAGCTGTAATGATGCCCATCGTGGTAAGTATGGCGGCAAGTGCTAACCTAAATCCGTCACGCTACTTAATGCCTTTGGCTTTTGCCAGTAGTATGGGGCTATTTACACTAATTAGTACTCCACCCAACTTAGTCATTCAAGAAGCTTTAATTAAAGCAGGATACGAACCTTTAGGCTTTTTTTCCTTTGCCCCCGTAGGTTTGATTTGCTTAACCGTAGGAATTATAGGAATGTTCTTTTTGAGTAAAACTTTAATAAGCTCAGACAAAGACGATAAACAACGCATCAAGAAACACGGAAAAACCCTGCAAGAATTGGTTAGTGAGTATCAGCTCAATCATCAAGCCTTCCGATTTCAAATTACCAAAAACACACCACTACTAAACCAATCCCTTGCCGAACTAAAAATTGCCACTCGTTATGATATTCATATTACTAAAATCATACGCAAAACAAGTGCTTCTGGTTTAGGGAAAAAATATTTGGAAATTATGGCAACACCCAATTCACTGATTTTACACGGTGATGTTATTTATTGTACAGGAAATGAAGACAATATTAAAAAGTTTGCTCAAGAAAATCTGTTAACCTTTGAAGCCGACACCGAAGGTACTTTTTCTAACTTTCAGGAATCAGGTATTGCCGAAGTATTCGTTATGCCGAACTCAAAACTGATTAACCGTACCATCTTAGAGGCTCGTTTTCGAGAAGAATACAATGTAACGGTTTTAGGAATTAAACGCCAAACCACCTACAAACGTGAAGGTTTTCAAAATATGAAATTACACTCGGGCGATGCTTTACTCATTCAAGGACGTTGGGAAGATATTGCCGCACTAAGCAATAGGCAAGACGATTTGGTTTTAGTAGGTCAGCCCCTTAAAGAAGCTGCCAAAGTAACGCTCGACCAAAAAGCCCCCATTGCTGCAATCATTATGCTACTGATGATTATCGCTATGGTCACCAACATTATTCCTGCGGTAACGGCGGTAATGTTAGCTTCCATATTGATGGTCATTACGGGCTGTCTACGAAATATGGAAGAAGCCTACAATAGTATCAATTGGGAAACCGTAGTGCTTATTGCTGCAATGTTACCTATGGCTACAGCTTTCGAAAAAACCGGAGCGGCATCACTCATTTCTAATACCTTAGTACAACACTTAGGAAACTTTGGTCCATACGCTTTATTGGCTGGGGTTTATTTTTCCACTTCCATACTGACTCTTTTTATTAGTAATACAGCTACAGCTGTGCTTTTCTCGCCTATTGCAATGCACGCAGCACAAGGTATGGGGGTAAGTCCTTATCCGTTTTTGTTTGCTGTGGCAGTAGCAGCAAGTTTATGCTTTGCTTCGCCTTTTTCAACCCCTCCGAATGCAATGGTAATGCACGCTGGGCGCTATAATTTTATGGATTATATCCGTGTTGGTGCTCCATTACAGCTCATTATGGGAATTGTTTTGGTGTTGTTATTGCCTTTTTTGTTTCCTTTTTAA
- the htpG gene encoding molecular chaperone HtpG: MKGNINVSVENIFPLIKKFLYSDHEIFLRELISNATDATLKLKHLTQIGEAKVEYGNPIIEVKIDKENKTLHIIDQGIGMSGEEVEKYINQIAFSGAEEFLEKYKDTAKDAGVIGHFGLGFYSAFMVANQVEIITKSYTDAPAVKWTCDGSPEYTLEPAEKSERGTEIILHIAEDSTEFLEEYRIEELLRKYNKFMPIPIKFGTKQVPLPRPENADENYKTEYETADNIVNNPNPAWTKQPADLQDEDYKNFYRELYPMQFDDPLFHIHLNVDYPFNLTGILYFPKLSMDMQIQKDRIQLYQNQVFVTDNVEGIVPEFLTMLKGVIDSPDIPLNVSRSYLQADGNVKKIANYITRKVSDKLKSLFNTNREDFQSKWNDIKIVLEYGMLSEPKFYEKAGDFVLYPTVDDQYYTLSELKEALKDQQTDKDGKLVVLYAQNKEVQHAAIEEAKEKGYQVLLLDSPIVSHLIQKLEHDNENLTFARVDSAPISKLIQKEDTTISKFSEEEKTSLKESIEKSIPSEGFVVQLEDLDSDSTPFSINQPEFMRRMKEMSATGGGGMFGMGNFPEMYHLVVNTNSLLATSILNAKDENEKQSLIKQAFDLARLSQGLLKGKELTDFIKRNFQELK, from the coding sequence ATGAAAGGAAATATCAATGTTTCGGTGGAAAATATTTTTCCACTCATCAAGAAATTTTTATACAGTGACCACGAAATTTTCCTTCGGGAACTCATCTCTAACGCTACCGATGCTACGCTGAAATTAAAGCACTTAACCCAAATTGGCGAGGCAAAAGTAGAGTATGGAAATCCTATCATCGAAGTGAAGATTGATAAGGAAAATAAAACCTTACATATCATCGACCAAGGTATCGGGATGTCGGGCGAAGAGGTGGAAAAGTATATCAATCAGATTGCTTTTTCAGGAGCAGAAGAATTTTTAGAAAAATACAAAGACACTGCCAAAGATGCAGGTGTAATAGGGCATTTCGGACTCGGGTTTTACTCTGCTTTTATGGTGGCAAACCAAGTGGAAATCATCACCAAATCGTACACTGATGCTCCTGCCGTAAAATGGACGTGTGACGGCTCTCCCGAATACACGCTTGAACCTGCCGAAAAGTCAGAAAGAGGTACGGAAATCATCTTACACATCGCCGAAGATTCCACCGAGTTTTTGGAAGAATATCGCATCGAGGAATTGTTGCGTAAATACAACAAATTTATGCCAATTCCGATTAAATTCGGAACGAAACAAGTGCCACTTCCTCGCCCTGAAAATGCCGATGAAAATTACAAAACCGAATATGAAACGGCTGACAATATTGTAAATAACCCAAATCCGGCGTGGACAAAACAACCTGCCGATTTGCAAGACGAGGACTATAAAAACTTCTATCGTGAACTTTATCCGATGCAGTTTGACGACCCCTTGTTTCACATTCACCTAAATGTGGATTATCCGTTCAATTTAACGGGAATTTTGTATTTCCCAAAATTGTCAATGGATATGCAAATCCAAAAAGACCGTATTCAGTTGTATCAAAATCAGGTTTTTGTAACGGATAATGTGGAAGGAATTGTTCCAGAATTTTTGACAATGCTTAAAGGAGTTATCGATTCGCCAGATATTCCGCTCAACGTGTCACGTTCGTACTTACAAGCCGATGGCAATGTTAAAAAAATCGCAAATTATATTACCAGAAAGGTTTCTGATAAATTAAAATCGCTTTTCAATACAAATCGTGAGGATTTTCAATCAAAATGGAACGATATTAAGATTGTTTTGGAGTATGGAATGCTTTCCGAGCCGAAATTCTACGAAAAAGCAGGGGATTTTGTGCTTTATCCAACGGTAGATGACCAGTATTATACGCTTTCGGAGCTTAAAGAAGCCTTAAAAGACCAACAAACGGATAAAGATGGTAAATTGGTGGTGCTTTACGCCCAAAATAAAGAGGTACAACACGCTGCCATTGAAGAAGCTAAGGAAAAAGGATACCAAGTGTTGCTTTTGGATTCGCCCATTGTGTCGCATTTAATTCAAAAATTAGAACACGATAATGAAAACTTGACTTTTGCTCGAGTGGATTCGGCTCCGATTTCCAAACTGATTCAAAAAGAAGATACTACAATTTCCAAATTTTCGGAAGAAGAAAAAACATCACTTAAAGAAAGCATCGAAAAAAGCATTCCGAGTGAAGGTTTTGTGGTGCAATTGGAAGATTTGGACAGCGATAGCACACCTTTTAGCATCAATCAGCCCGAATTTATGCGTCGTATGAAAGAAATGAGTGCTACGGGCGGTGGCGGAATGTTCGGAATGGGTAATTTCCCTGAAATGTATCATTTGGTGGTTAATACCAATTCGCTTTTGGCAACTTCCATACTTAATGCAAAAGACGAAAACGAAAAACAAAGCCTCATCAAACAAGCCTTTGATTTGGCGAGACTTTCGCAAGGGCTTTTGAAAGGAAAAGAACTTACCGATTTCATCAAACGCAATTTTCAGGAATTGAAATAA
- the metE gene encoding 5-methyltetrahydropteroyltriglutamate--homocysteine S-methyltransferase, translating to MKTNLLGYPRIGEKRELKKANEAFWAGKFSEKALFEVADAIRIHNWKIQQEAGIDLLPSNDFSFYDQVLDFSFSVNAIPHRFSPIKHLSDMELYFALARGYQKNGIDITAMEMTKWFDTNYHYIVPEFYKNQTFEVRHNKALAEYQFAKDKGFETKPVLLGVVTYLLLGKEKENDFDRLDLALSLLATYKQIIKELVAAGAKTIQIDEPCLVLDLSPKANETYTIVYESLKKDFPDTTFVITTYFGALSDNLALALSLPFDVLHIDLVRAPEQLDDVLNQIDNHKKLSLGVIDGRNVWINDFEKSVALIQKAQQKIGDERILIASSCSLLHSPCNLELENDEKVLTPEIKQWLAFAKQKLREITTLKAIVQDTITPEQKQAITQNKVSNDNRKTSTLIHDAAVKARVSAVTEKDAHRKSNFATRQAIQQKTLNLPLFPTTTIGSFPQTQEVRSWRANFKKGILPLEEYESLLKDEIQDSIRFQEEAGIDVLVHGEFERNDMVEYFGEQLKGYTFTKFGWVQSYGSRCVKPPIIYGDVSRPEPMTVRWSKFAQSLTSLPVKGMLTGPVTILQWSFVRDDQPRSTTCTQIALAIRDEVVDLEKAGIKVIQIDEPAVREGLPLRKKDWEDYYDWAIRAFRISASGVADSTQIHTHMCYSEFNDMIQAIADMDADVITIECSRSQMELLDVFADFKYPNEIGPGVYDIHSPRVPSIDEMTFLMEKAIKVIPQQNLWINPDCGLKTRHWEETKKALVAMVETAKQLRNKYTK from the coding sequence ATGAAAACCAATCTGTTAGGATATCCTCGTATTGGGGAAAAACGCGAACTAAAAAAAGCTAATGAGGCTTTTTGGGCAGGAAAATTTTCTGAAAAAGCACTTTTCGAAGTTGCTGATGCTATACGTATTCACAACTGGAAAATTCAACAAGAAGCAGGAATTGACTTGCTTCCATCTAATGACTTTTCGTTTTACGACCAAGTACTCGATTTTTCGTTCAGTGTCAATGCCATTCCGCATCGTTTCAGTCCGATAAAACATCTTTCGGATATGGAACTTTATTTCGCTTTGGCAAGAGGATACCAAAAAAACGGAATTGATATTACCGCTATGGAAATGACCAAATGGTTCGATACCAACTATCATTACATCGTTCCTGAATTCTACAAAAACCAAACCTTTGAAGTACGACACAACAAAGCCCTTGCCGAATACCAATTTGCTAAAGATAAAGGCTTTGAGACCAAACCTGTATTGTTAGGTGTGGTAACTTATCTATTATTAGGAAAAGAAAAGGAGAATGATTTTGACCGTTTGGACTTGGCTCTTTCATTGCTTGCCACATACAAACAAATCATAAAGGAATTGGTAGCTGCTGGAGCTAAAACCATTCAAATTGATGAACCTTGTTTGGTACTCGACCTCAGCCCGAAAGCCAACGAAACCTATACGATTGTTTATGAATCTTTAAAAAAAGATTTTCCTGATACTACATTTGTCATCACTACCTATTTCGGAGCATTGTCTGACAATTTGGCTCTGGCGTTAAGCCTTCCATTTGATGTACTCCACATTGATTTGGTACGAGCACCTGAGCAATTAGATGATGTTCTTAATCAGATAGATAATCATAAAAAACTTTCTCTTGGAGTTATTGACGGAAGAAACGTTTGGATCAATGATTTTGAAAAATCGGTAGCTTTGATTCAAAAAGCACAGCAGAAAATAGGTGATGAGCGTATTCTGATAGCTTCCTCTTGTTCTTTGCTTCATTCGCCTTGCAATTTGGAATTAGAAAATGATGAAAAAGTGCTCACTCCCGAAATCAAGCAATGGCTCGCCTTTGCTAAACAAAAACTTCGTGAGATTACCACCCTCAAAGCAATCGTACAGGATACAATAACACCAGAGCAGAAACAAGCCATTACTCAAAATAAAGTTTCCAATGACAATCGGAAAACCTCAACACTCATTCACGATGCCGCTGTAAAAGCACGTGTTTCGGCTGTTACTGAAAAGGATGCACATCGTAAAAGCAATTTTGCTACACGACAAGCCATTCAGCAAAAAACACTGAATTTGCCCCTTTTCCCAACCACAACCATTGGTTCCTTTCCTCAAACACAAGAGGTAAGAAGCTGGAGGGCAAACTTCAAAAAAGGCATTCTTCCGCTGGAGGAATATGAAAGCCTTTTAAAAGACGAAATTCAGGATTCTATACGTTTTCAGGAAGAAGCAGGTATTGATGTATTGGTTCACGGAGAATTTGAGCGTAATGATATGGTGGAATATTTCGGTGAACAATTAAAAGGATATACATTTACCAAATTTGGTTGGGTACAAAGTTATGGTTCACGTTGTGTAAAACCTCCTATTATTTATGGTGATGTTTCACGCCCTGAACCGATGACTGTACGTTGGTCAAAATTTGCACAATCGTTGACTTCATTGCCTGTAAAAGGAATGCTTACAGGTCCGGTAACTATTCTGCAATGGTCTTTCGTTCGTGACGACCAGCCCCGTTCAACTACTTGTACACAAATTGCTTTGGCAATACGCGACGAAGTGGTTGATTTGGAAAAAGCAGGGATTAAAGTCATTCAGATTGATGAACCTGCTGTTCGCGAAGGATTACCACTTCGTAAAAAAGATTGGGAAGACTACTATGATTGGGCGATACGAGCTTTCCGAATTTCAGCTTCAGGAGTAGCCGATAGCACTCAGATACATACCCATATGTGCTATTCCGAATTTAACGATATGATTCAGGCCATTGCCGATATGGATGCTGATGTAATCACTATTGAGTGTTCACGTTCGCAAATGGAATTGCTTGATGTGTTTGCCGATTTCAAATATCCTAACGAAATTGGTCCAGGAGTGTATGATATTCACTCGCCTCGTGTACCTTCCATTGATGAGATGACTTTCTTGATGGAAAAAGCCATTAAGGTTATTCCGCAACAGAATTTGTGGATTAACCCAGATTGCGGACTCAAAACACGCCATTGGGAAGAAACCAAAAAAGCTTTAGTGGCAATGGTTGAAACCGCAAAACAATTGCGAAACAAGTACACAAAATAA
- the metF gene encoding methylenetetrahydrofolate reductase [NAD(P)H], producing MKITEHIAKAKGQTLFSFEIVPPKKGNNIEELYQNIEPLIEFKPPFIDVTTSREEYFYKEHPNGLLEKKITRMRPGTVGICSAIKYKYGIDTVPHVLCGGFTKEETEYLLVDCFYLGINNVMALRGDAMKEERYFQPTKNGHTYAAQLVKQIKDLSKGKYLHDVIETDYGADFCIGVAGYPEKHLEAPSLSFDLARLKEKVDAGADYIVTQMFFDNQKYFDFVERVRLAGIDVPIIPGIKPITNKRHINLLPQVFKLDLPEILVTELEKCKTNKEVKQVGIEWAIEQSKELKNYGVPTLHYYSMGKSDGIVDIVSKVF from the coding sequence ATGAAAATAACAGAGCATATTGCCAAAGCCAAAGGGCAAACCCTCTTTTCCTTTGAAATTGTTCCTCCTAAAAAAGGAAATAATATCGAAGAGCTTTATCAAAATATCGAACCGCTTATCGAGTTCAAGCCTCCTTTTATTGATGTAACCACATCGCGAGAGGAATATTTTTATAAGGAACATCCTAACGGATTACTGGAAAAGAAAATCACCCGTATGCGTCCTGGTACGGTAGGAATATGCTCTGCTATAAAGTACAAATATGGTATCGACACCGTTCCTCACGTACTCTGTGGAGGGTTTACAAAGGAAGAAACCGAATACCTATTGGTCGATTGTTTTTATCTGGGAATAAATAATGTGATGGCTCTGCGAGGTGATGCAATGAAAGAAGAGCGCTATTTCCAACCCACCAAAAACGGACATACCTACGCTGCACAACTAGTAAAACAAATCAAAGATTTGAGCAAAGGGAAGTATCTGCACGATGTCATTGAAACCGATTACGGAGCCGATTTTTGCATCGGGGTAGCCGGATATCCTGAAAAACATCTGGAAGCTCCTTCTCTATCTTTTGATTTAGCCCGATTGAAAGAGAAAGTAGATGCAGGAGCCGACTATATTGTAACTCAAATGTTCTTCGATAATCAAAAATATTTTGACTTTGTTGAAAGAGTACGTTTGGCTGGGATTGATGTACCCATTATTCCAGGTATAAAACCCATTACCAACAAACGGCACATCAATTTGCTTCCGCAGGTGTTTAAGTTGGATTTACCAGAAATTTTGGTTACTGAATTGGAAAAATGTAAAACGAACAAAGAAGTAAAGCAAGTAGGCATCGAATGGGCAATTGAGCAAAGTAAAGAGCTTAAAAACTATGGCGTTCCTACGCTTCATTATTATTCTATGGGAAAATCCGATGGTATTGTAGATATCGTTTCCAAAGTATTTTAA
- the nadD gene encoding nicotinate (nicotinamide) nucleotide adenylyltransferase, whose protein sequence is MMRKIGLFFGSFNPIHIGHLIIANHLVEHSDMDELWLVVTPQNPFKEKKSLLDNYHRLEMVHRAVEAYPKIRPSDIEFRLPQPNYTINTLMYLEEKFPNYTFSLIMGEDNLKSFYKWKNYEQILANYHLYIYPRISEGNLPDIFVNHPNVKFIQAPIIELSATFIRQEIKEKRNVKPLLPEKVWQYIDQMGYYL, encoded by the coding sequence ATAATGAGAAAAATAGGTTTGTTTTTCGGTTCATTCAATCCCATACACATTGGGCACTTGATTATCGCCAATCATTTGGTTGAACATAGCGATATGGATGAGCTTTGGCTGGTAGTTACGCCACAGAATCCGTTTAAGGAAAAAAAATCGTTGCTGGATAATTATCATCGGTTGGAAATGGTACACCGAGCAGTGGAAGCATATCCTAAAATTCGTCCTTCAGACATTGAATTTCGTCTGCCACAACCTAATTACACCATAAATACACTGATGTACTTGGAAGAAAAGTTCCCTAACTATACTTTTTCGTTAATTATGGGGGAGGACAATCTGAAGAGTTTTTATAAATGGAAAAATTACGAACAAATTTTAGCTAATTATCATTTGTATATTTATCCGCGAATTTCGGAAGGCAACCTCCCCGATATTTTTGTAAACCACCCCAATGTAAAATTTATTCAAGCACCAATCATTGAGCTTTCAGCAACCTTTATCCGACAAGAAATCAAAGAAAAACGAAACGTAAAACCTTTACTTCCAGAAAAAGTTTGGCAATATATCGACCAAATGGGATACTATCTATAA
- the gmk gene encoding guanylate kinase: protein MSGKLIIFSAPSGSGKTTIVRELLKHSELNLSFSISTTSRLPRGQEKNGVDYYFVSVEEFKTKIAAGDFLEWEEVYTDNFYGTTRAEIERLSNLGKNILLDIDVFGGINVKKQFGTRALSLFIQPPNIEELRRRLENRQTETAEKINMRIAKASTEMAQAHHFDKIIINDTLEDAVAQTLLAVKNFLNTK, encoded by the coding sequence ATGAGTGGAAAATTGATTATTTTTTCGGCACCTTCTGGAAGCGGAAAAACAACCATTGTACGCGAATTGTTAAAACATTCGGAATTGAATTTGAGTTTTTCAATTTCCACGACCTCACGTCTTCCGAGAGGACAAGAAAAAAACGGTGTAGATTACTATTTCGTTAGCGTAGAAGAATTTAAAACCAAAATTGCAGCTGGTGACTTTCTAGAATGGGAAGAAGTTTATACCGATAATTTTTACGGCACCACACGAGCAGAAATTGAGAGGCTCAGCAACTTAGGAAAAAATATTCTTTTAGATATTGACGTTTTTGGAGGAATTAACGTCAAAAAACAATTCGGTACGCGAGCCTTATCTTTATTTATACAACCTCCGAATATTGAAGAATTACGCAGACGATTGGAAAACAGACAAACCGAAACCGCAGAAAAAATCAATATGCGTATTGCCAAAGCTTCTACTGAAATGGCTCAGGCTCATCATTTTGATAAAATCATCATCAATGATACTTTAGAAGATGCTGTGGCACAAACCTTACTTGCGGTAAAAAATTTCCTAAATACAAAATAA